A genome region from Christensenella minuta includes the following:
- a CDS encoding 6-phosphogluconolactonase, whose protein sequence is MDLLSTIKNSNMEYFFPKGWDLRKIDGCCAHRPEEIFEKQEFWNDGFKPVMCENNTTFGMMMGHEIALTIKRAKDAGEKLALILPVGPMGMYEWAVYFLREWNVDCGHVYGFNMDEWSDETGTTLDKNNNGSFQHAMEQSFYGPLGELTVPENQRNFATRENLPAYGEKIAALKKEGAKLVTVFGIGRVFHIAFWEPHFAGEYDSIGDWKKQTHRLGAHLHPLTIEQNALHSFKSRTTQVPAFANTIGPGLFLQSDKIIGGCDGCYDRGMMWQGMSLWVALRYGPDMWVPASFMPTLPGKLFFIRELAGPLEAECN, encoded by the coding sequence ATGGATCTATTATCGACAATCAAAAATTCCAACATGGAATATTTTTTTCCCAAGGGCTGGGATCTCAGGAAAATAGACGGGTGCTGCGCGCACAGGCCGGAAGAAATCTTTGAAAAGCAGGAATTCTGGAACGACGGCTTTAAACCTGTGATGTGCGAGAACAATACGACCTTTGGTATGATGATGGGGCATGAAATCGCCCTTACCATCAAGCGGGCAAAGGACGCAGGGGAAAAACTCGCCCTGATCCTGCCGGTGGGACCGATGGGAATGTATGAATGGGCAGTGTATTTCCTGCGGGAATGGAATGTGGACTGCGGACACGTATATGGCTTTAATATGGACGAATGGAGCGACGAAACGGGGACGACGCTCGATAAAAACAACAACGGCTCCTTCCAGCATGCTATGGAACAAAGCTTTTACGGACCGCTCGGGGAATTGACCGTACCGGAAAACCAACGCAATTTCGCGACCCGGGAGAACCTTCCGGCCTATGGGGAAAAGATCGCGGCGCTGAAAAAAGAAGGCGCCAAGCTCGTTACCGTATTTGGGATCGGCAGGGTGTTCCATATTGCTTTCTGGGAACCGCATTTCGCGGGGGAATACGATTCCATCGGGGACTGGAAAAAGCAGACGCACAGGCTGGGGGCGCACCTGCATCCGCTTACTATTGAACAAAATGCGCTGCACAGCTTTAAGAGCAGAACCACGCAGGTTCCGGCTTTTGCCAACACGATTGGTCCCGGCCTATTCCTGCAGTCCGATAAAATTATCGGCGGCTGCGACGGATGCTACGACAGGGGGATGATGTGGCAGGGAATGTCGCTTTGGGTGGCGCTGCGCTACGGACCTGATATGTGGGTGCCTGCAAGCTTCATGCCCACGCTGCCCGGGAAACTGTTCTTTATTAGGGAGCTGGCTGGTCCGCTGGAAGCGGAATGCAACTGA
- a CDS encoding SDR family NAD(P)-dependent oxidoreductase has product MKNKFDLSGKTAVVTGAGQGLGKAFAKSLAEAGAEVFLMARNLGRLKETARAIGEGCGGRTHACALDITDEESVKAACRMVTDTAGRIDILVNNAAVGRSSKRLEEETLGEWNSILGTNLTGTFLMMKHVGRIMIAQKSGKIINLGSMTGHVAMRNPTIGAYDVSKAGIECLTRLMAGVWSEYNITVNAICPGYYMTDINKDYVHEHPDFYEDSLKQIPLKKWGEPDDIGDIAVFMASSASDYMTGAVLVTDGGYTVW; this is encoded by the coding sequence ATGAAAAATAAATTTGACCTGAGCGGGAAGACCGCGGTTGTTACCGGAGCCGGGCAGGGGCTGGGGAAAGCGTTCGCGAAATCCCTCGCCGAGGCGGGCGCGGAGGTGTTCCTCATGGCCCGCAACCTCGGCCGCCTGAAAGAAACGGCCCGGGCGATCGGCGAGGGGTGCGGCGGCAGGACCCATGCCTGCGCGCTTGATATTACGGATGAGGAGAGCGTGAAGGCGGCGTGCCGGATGGTGACGGACACGGCGGGAAGGATCGATATCCTGGTCAACAATGCGGCTGTCGGGCGGAGCAGCAAACGGCTGGAAGAGGAAACCCTCGGGGAATGGAACAGTATCCTGGGGACAAACCTGACGGGAACGTTCCTGATGATGAAGCATGTGGGCAGGATCATGATTGCCCAGAAGAGCGGGAAGATCATCAACCTCGGTTCCATGACGGGACATGTTGCCATGCGCAACCCGACGATCGGGGCCTACGATGTATCTAAGGCGGGAATCGAATGCCTGACGCGGTTGATGGCAGGCGTATGGTCGGAATACAATATTACGGTCAACGCAATCTGCCCGGGCTATTATATGACGGACATCAATAAAGACTATGTGCACGAGCATCCGGATTTTTATGAGGATTCCCTGAAGCAGATTCCGCTCAAAAAATGGGGAGAGCCGGATGATATCGGCGATATTGCCGTGTTTATGGCATCTTCCGCATCCGACTATATGACGGGGGCGGTCCTCGTGACGGACGGCGGATATACGGTTTGGTGA
- a CDS encoding SDR family NAD(P)-dependent oxidoreductase has product MKLSGKIAAVTGGGGGIGRAAAETFAREGAAVLILEKDEKMGRETEEKIAADGGRAEFFALDISDWQKVQDVFGEIGEKYGGIDVLYNNASVFWGTKDAALDVLDVAVFEQIIRINLFGMMYCSKAAIPLLKKRGGGSIINTSSSCGLIGIPNCDAYSASKGATISLTRSMAVEFGPEKIRTNCIAPAAIHTPMIYESDLNKPTFDEQKFLTQGTPIRRWGTAQDIANIALFLASDDASYMNGAVLVADGGITVS; this is encoded by the coding sequence GTGAAATTATCTGGAAAAATTGCGGCAGTAACAGGAGGAGGCGGCGGAATCGGCCGTGCGGCGGCGGAGACTTTCGCGCGGGAAGGCGCGGCCGTACTGATCCTGGAAAAAGACGAAAAGATGGGCAGGGAAACAGAAGAAAAAATAGCCGCGGACGGCGGCAGGGCGGAGTTTTTTGCACTCGATATTTCGGACTGGCAGAAGGTGCAGGATGTGTTTGGAGAAATTGGAGAAAAGTACGGTGGGATCGACGTTCTGTACAACAACGCCTCCGTATTCTGGGGAACAAAGGACGCCGCGCTCGATGTGCTTGACGTGGCTGTTTTTGAACAGATCATCCGTATCAACCTGTTTGGGATGATGTATTGCTCGAAAGCGGCGATCCCGCTGCTGAAAAAACGCGGCGGCGGAAGCATCATCAATACATCGTCGAGCTGCGGACTGATCGGCATCCCGAACTGCGACGCATACAGCGCGTCCAAAGGGGCGACGATTTCTCTTACGCGGTCTATGGCGGTGGAATTCGGCCCGGAAAAAATACGTACGAACTGTATTGCGCCGGCAGCGATCCACACGCCGATGATTTATGAAAGCGACCTCAACAAGCCGACCTTTGACGAACAAAAGTTCCTGACGCAGGGAACGCCCATTAGGAGGTGGGGAACGGCGCAGGACATTGCCAATATTGCCCTGTTCCTGGCAAGCGATGACGCGAGTTATATGAACGGCGCGGTGCTTGTCGCCGACGGAGGTATCACGGTTTCGTAA
- a CDS encoding aldose epimerase family protein, giving the protein MKKITIEDKRNGILGEALPDYGGMLTRLRYHGKEIIFFDEAVLHQSNILAGGCPVLFPFPSRTAGDSYRLGEKTYSMPFHGLVKSAQFGVQETAENSVTLYITNHEASMRENFPFDFRLELTYKVEGNTAYFITTVRNRSNEPMPHYFGWHHYFTASDKSRFTLEANMKRYINYIDGAEYLNDGAPDLTQPGDYVFYEKKPGGTQIVNSADGYRAVLETDDSYEALVVCTLFEGRITAEPWLGVPDSINRQKYVKWVPPHESRQYCLAVRLYDIEG; this is encoded by the coding sequence ATGAAAAAAATAACGATCGAAGACAAACGGAACGGAATCCTGGGGGAGGCGCTCCCGGATTACGGAGGGATGCTCACAAGGCTTCGCTATCATGGAAAAGAGATTATTTTCTTTGATGAAGCCGTACTTCATCAATCCAATATCCTTGCGGGCGGCTGCCCGGTGCTTTTTCCTTTCCCGAGCAGGACCGCGGGAGATAGTTACCGGCTTGGCGAAAAAACCTATTCTATGCCTTTCCACGGGCTTGTCAAATCGGCGCAGTTCGGCGTACAGGAAACGGCGGAAAACAGTGTGACGCTTTATATTACCAATCATGAAGCGTCAATGCGGGAGAATTTTCCTTTCGATTTCCGGCTGGAGCTTACCTATAAGGTTGAAGGGAATACCGCGTACTTTATAACGACGGTACGTAACCGCTCGAATGAACCCATGCCGCATTATTTTGGCTGGCATCATTATTTTACCGCTTCGGACAAGTCGCGGTTCACATTGGAAGCAAACATGAAACGATATATAAATTATATCGACGGGGCGGAATACTTAAACGACGGGGCGCCCGACCTTACGCAGCCGGGAGACTATGTTTTTTACGAAAAAAAACCGGGCGGCACGCAAATAGTAAACAGCGCGGACGGCTACAGGGCCGTTCTGGAAACGGATGATTCCTATGAAGCGCTGGTCGTGTGCACCCTGTTTGAAGGCAGGATCACGGCGGAGCCGTGGCTTGGCGTGCCGGACTCTATCAACAGGCAAAAATATGTGAAATGGGTCCCTCCGCACGAAAGCAGGCAATACTGCCTTGCGGTCAGGCTGTATGATATCGAAGGATAG
- a CDS encoding ammonium transporter → MFSSVDTVWVLLGAALVFFMQAGFAMVETGLTRAKNAGNIIMKNLMDFSLGSVVYWAVGFGLMFGVSAGGFIGTPDFFVQNEYLMGDIPPYVFFIFQTMFCATAATIVSGAMAERTKFSAYCIYSVIISLVIYPISGHWIWGGGWLSALGFHDFAGSTAVHMVGGVAALVGAKILGPRIGKYGRDGKPKAILGHSIPLAALGVFILWFAWFGFNGCSTLSVQGDSANWAGKIFTTTSLSASAGAIGAMFITWIRYKKPDVSMTLNGALAGLVAITAGCDMVDPWAAFVIGLAAAFVVVFGVELLDKKLKIDDPVGAVPVHGFCGAVGTLLVGVFAVDGGLVYTGDASFLGIQALGVVSVVAWVAATMTIVFQVLKHTVGLRVSKAEELAGLDIEEHGLANGYADFMPATATGFLTTEGMKTDEPASLEKAVPVERMPKEAAGVPSGDVKMTKIVVIANQDKFGALKSALESIGITGITVSQVMGAGMQKGHTEYYRGIPVDINLLPKVKVEIVVCKIPVRAAIDAVKEALYTGHIGDGKIFVYDVENVVKVRTGEEGYDALQDECD, encoded by the coding sequence ATGTTTTCTTCAGTTGACACAGTATGGGTGCTCTTAGGCGCAGCGCTGGTCTTTTTCATGCAGGCGGGTTTCGCGATGGTCGAGACAGGCCTCACGCGGGCGAAAAACGCCGGCAACATCATTATGAAAAATTTAATGGATTTTTCACTCGGTTCCGTCGTCTATTGGGCGGTCGGATTTGGCCTGATGTTCGGCGTATCGGCGGGCGGTTTCATCGGCACGCCGGATTTCTTTGTGCAGAACGAATACCTGATGGGCGATATTCCTCCATACGTATTCTTTATTTTCCAGACTATGTTCTGCGCTACGGCGGCAACAATCGTCTCGGGAGCAATGGCGGAGCGTACCAAATTTTCTGCATACTGCATTTATAGCGTTATCATAAGCCTCGTCATCTACCCGATCTCCGGCCATTGGATCTGGGGCGGCGGCTGGCTTTCGGCCCTCGGCTTCCACGATTTTGCGGGTTCCACGGCGGTCCATATGGTGGGCGGCGTAGCGGCGCTCGTCGGTGCGAAGATTCTCGGCCCCCGGATCGGCAAGTACGGCCGGGACGGAAAACCCAAAGCGATCCTTGGGCACAGCATCCCGCTTGCGGCGCTCGGCGTATTTATTCTATGGTTTGCATGGTTTGGCTTCAATGGCTGCTCCACCCTCAGCGTACAGGGAGACAGCGCCAACTGGGCGGGTAAAATCTTTACGACAACAAGCCTTTCCGCTTCTGCCGGCGCGATCGGCGCGATGTTCATTACATGGATCCGCTATAAAAAGCCCGATGTTTCCATGACGCTTAACGGCGCGCTCGCCGGACTCGTGGCAATCACCGCAGGCTGTGATATGGTCGATCCGTGGGCGGCGTTCGTCATCGGCCTTGCGGCGGCGTTTGTCGTAGTGTTCGGTGTGGAGCTGCTCGATAAAAAGCTCAAGATCGACGATCCCGTCGGCGCGGTCCCGGTCCACGGCTTCTGCGGTGCGGTAGGAACGCTTCTCGTCGGCGTCTTCGCGGTGGACGGCGGCCTCGTATATACGGGGGACGCCTCCTTCCTCGGCATTCAGGCGCTTGGCGTCGTCTCCGTTGTCGCCTGGGTGGCCGCCACCATGACGATCGTATTCCAGGTCCTGAAACATACGGTCGGCCTGCGCGTTTCCAAAGCGGAAGAGCTTGCGGGCCTCGACATCGAGGAACACGGTCTTGCGAACGGCTACGCCGACTTCATGCCCGCCACAGCAACCGGCTTCCTGACGACGGAAGGCATGAAGACTGACGAGCCGGCGTCCCTTGAAAAAGCGGTGCCGGTAGAACGGATGCCCAAGGAAGCGGCCGGCGTTCCCTCCGGCGATGTAAAAATGACGAAGATCGTCGTGATCGCCAACCAGGATAAATTCGGCGCTCTTAAGTCTGCGCTGGAAAGCATCGGCATCACAGGGATCACGGTATCCCAGGTCATGGGCGCGGGTATGCAGAAGGGCCACACAGAATATTACCGCGGCATACCCGTGGATATCAACCTCCTGCCCAAGGTAAAAGTCGAAATCGTTGTCTGCAAGATCCCCGTCCGGGCGGCGATTGACGCGGTCAAGGAAGCGCTCTACACCGGGCACATCGGCGACGGCAAAATCTTTGTCTATGATGTGGAGAACGTCGTCAAGGTGCGTACGGGCGAGGAAGGCTACGATGCCCTGCAGGACGAATGTGACTAA
- a CDS encoding glutamine synthetase III family protein, with the protein MTKVPELFGSMVFGDAAMKERLPKETYKALKKTIEDGKDLDIGVANVVANAMKNWAIEHGVTHFTHWFQPMTGTTAEKHDSFISPTPDGRVIMEFSGKELIKGEPDASSFPSGGLRATFEARGYTAWDPTSYAFIKDGILCIPTAFCSYGGEALDKKTPLLRSMETLNDQALRILRLFGNTQVKRVLTTVGPEQEYFLIDREMYEKRRDLKYCNRTLFGAKPPKGQEMDDHYFGSIRPRVSAFMKELDEELWKLGVLAKTKHNEVAPAQHELAPIFTTTNIATDHNQLTMEVMRRVAYRHGLACLLHEKPFAGVNGSGKHNNWSICTDTGENLLNPTDDPHGNLQFLLFLCAVIKGVDEYQDLMRVSVAGAGNDHRLGANEAPPAIISMFLGDELTNVLESIETDSDYTDQVKCNMEMGVHVLPNFQKDTTDRNRTSPFAFTGNKFEFRMLGSSLSIAGPNIILNTVVAEELRQFADELEKGGCFAQDVLKLIKRTMKEHKRIIFNGNNYSDEWVAEAEKRGLLNLKSTADCMPYFIHEKNVKLFTAHHIFTEAEMHSRYEIILENYCKTLNIEALTMLQMSKKSIIPAVSAYTKELTDAVLAKKQIGAEVAAEERLACELSSQLTCFVKAVDALDQALLGVKQFGEIGECAKYYREYVFAAMQELRGISDTMETFVSKKIWPWPTYGDLLFSV; encoded by the coding sequence ATGACAAAGGTACCGGAATTGTTTGGCAGTATGGTGTTCGGCGATGCGGCAATGAAGGAGCGCCTGCCCAAGGAGACGTACAAAGCCCTGAAAAAGACGATTGAGGACGGGAAGGACCTTGATATCGGCGTTGCGAATGTCGTTGCGAATGCGATGAAAAATTGGGCGATCGAGCACGGAGTCACCCATTTCACCCATTGGTTCCAACCAATGACGGGGACGACGGCTGAAAAGCACGACAGCTTCATCTCTCCCACACCGGACGGCAGGGTAATTATGGAATTCTCGGGCAAAGAGCTTATCAAGGGCGAACCGGACGCATCGAGCTTCCCTTCAGGCGGCCTGCGCGCGACCTTCGAGGCGCGTGGATATACAGCTTGGGACCCGACCTCTTACGCGTTCATCAAGGACGGTATCCTGTGCATCCCTACAGCCTTCTGTTCGTATGGCGGCGAAGCGCTCGACAAAAAGACGCCTCTCCTGCGTTCAATGGAAACGCTTAACGACCAGGCACTGCGTATCCTGCGGCTGTTTGGGAATACCCAGGTCAAACGGGTCCTCACGACTGTGGGGCCTGAGCAGGAATATTTCCTCATCGACCGCGAAATGTACGAAAAACGGCGGGACCTTAAGTACTGCAACCGTACCCTTTTCGGCGCGAAACCACCCAAAGGCCAGGAGATGGACGACCATTATTTCGGTTCGATCCGCCCGCGGGTATCCGCATTCATGAAAGAGCTTGACGAGGAGCTGTGGAAGCTCGGCGTGCTCGCCAAAACAAAGCACAATGAGGTGGCTCCCGCCCAGCACGAGCTGGCGCCGATCTTCACGACAACAAATATCGCGACCGACCATAACCAGCTTACGATGGAGGTGATGCGGCGCGTCGCTTACCGGCACGGCCTTGCCTGCCTGCTGCACGAAAAGCCCTTCGCGGGCGTAAACGGCAGCGGCAAACACAACAACTGGTCGATCTGCACGGATACGGGCGAAAACCTTTTGAACCCAACCGACGATCCGCACGGCAATCTGCAATTCCTGCTTTTCCTGTGCGCCGTTATCAAAGGTGTGGACGAATACCAGGACCTGATGCGCGTTTCCGTCGCCGGCGCGGGCAATGACCACCGCCTCGGTGCAAACGAAGCTCCCCCGGCGATCATCTCTATGTTTCTCGGGGACGAGCTTACAAACGTGCTGGAATCAATCGAAACAGACAGCGATTACACCGACCAGGTGAAATGCAATATGGAAATGGGCGTACACGTCCTCCCCAATTTCCAGAAAGACACGACGGACCGCAACAGGACTTCGCCATTTGCGTTCACGGGAAACAAGTTTGAGTTCCGGATGCTCGGTTCAAGCCTCTCGATCGCCGGCCCTAACATCATCCTCAATACCGTCGTTGCGGAAGAACTCAGGCAATTTGCGGATGAACTCGAAAAGGGCGGCTGTTTTGCTCAAGACGTACTGAAGTTGATCAAAAGGACGATGAAGGAGCATAAGCGGATCATCTTCAACGGCAACAACTATTCCGACGAATGGGTGGCGGAGGCGGAAAAACGCGGACTTTTGAACCTGAAGTCCACGGCGGACTGCATGCCCTACTTCATTCACGAAAAGAATGTGAAGCTCTTTACCGCGCATCACATCTTTACCGAGGCGGAGATGCATTCGCGCTACGAGATTATCCTGGAAAATTACTGCAAAACGCTGAATATTGAAGCGCTGACCATGCTGCAAATGTCCAAGAAGAGCATCATTCCTGCGGTAAGCGCATACACAAAGGAACTAACCGACGCCGTTCTCGCGAAAAAGCAGATCGGCGCGGAGGTAGCGGCGGAAGAGCGGCTCGCCTGCGAGCTTTCCTCGCAGCTCACCTGCTTTGTGAAGGCGGTCGACGCCCTCGACCAGGCGCTTCTCGGCGTAAAACAATTCGGCGAGATCGGCGAATGTGCGAAATATTACCGCGAGTATGTGTTTGCGGCCATGCAGGAGCTCCGCGGGATTTCCGATACCATGGAAACCTTTGTCAGCAAAAAAATCTGGCCATGGCCAACCTATGGCGACTTGCTGTTCAGCGTATAA
- a CDS encoding class II glutamine amidotransferase: MQPREGQVRIPSGCAISGMFSKEGKRMDGSSIIKSIATMHDRSNGLGGGFAGYGIYPEYKDYYAFHIFYDHKAAKLACEEFLEEHFDIINLSKIPTQKHPRITDEPLIWRYFVTPLHTKLKESQLDEKEFVVRSVIKVNTKIDGAYVFSSGKDMGVFKAVGYPEDVGEFYRLDEYSGYCWTAHGRYPTNTPGWWGGAHPFAMLDTSIVHNGEISSYDANRRYIEMFGYKCTLLTDTEVITYMIDYLGRRQGLSYEETANVIAAPFWSTIEGMPPEKGAKFTYLRNAFSSMLITGPFSILLGFEGGMMALNDRLKLRSMVVAEKGGMVYVASEECAVRTVCPEPDKIWAPRGGEPVIVTLNNRHGQNECSKESA; the protein is encoded by the coding sequence ATGCAACCAAGAGAAGGCCAAGTAAGAATCCCGTCGGGATGCGCAATTTCCGGAATGTTTTCCAAAGAAGGAAAACGGATGGACGGAAGCTCTATTATAAAATCGATTGCCACGATGCATGACCGTTCCAACGGGCTGGGCGGCGGATTTGCAGGATATGGTATCTATCCGGAATATAAGGATTATTATGCATTTCATATCTTTTACGACCATAAGGCGGCAAAGCTTGCCTGCGAGGAGTTCCTGGAGGAGCATTTCGATATCATCAATCTCTCCAAGATACCAACCCAAAAGCATCCGCGCATCACGGATGAACCGCTTATCTGGCGGTATTTTGTAACGCCGCTGCATACGAAGCTTAAGGAAAGCCAGCTTGACGAAAAGGAATTCGTCGTGCGCAGCGTGATTAAGGTCAATACGAAAATCGACGGTGCTTACGTATTTTCCAGCGGGAAGGATATGGGCGTTTTTAAAGCGGTGGGGTATCCGGAGGATGTCGGCGAGTTTTACCGGCTTGACGAATACAGCGGATATTGCTGGACGGCGCATGGGCGCTATCCGACCAATACGCCCGGCTGGTGGGGCGGGGCGCACCCGTTTGCCATGCTGGATACGTCGATCGTGCACAACGGCGAGATATCCTCTTACGACGCCAACCGCCGTTATATCGAAATGTTCGGATATAAATGTACGCTTCTTACGGACACGGAAGTCATCACCTATATGATCGACTACCTGGGAAGACGGCAGGGACTCAGCTATGAAGAGACCGCAAACGTGATCGCGGCTCCCTTCTGGAGTACGATCGAGGGCATGCCGCCTGAAAAAGGCGCAAAATTTACCTATTTGCGCAATGCTTTTTCCAGTATGCTCATTACCGGGCCTTTTTCCATCCTGCTGGGATTTGAAGGCGGGATGATGGCGCTGAACGACCGGCTGAAACTGCGCTCCATGGTCGTGGCTGAGAAGGGCGGCATGGTCTATGTGGCAAGCGAAGAGTGCGCGGTCCGCACGGTCTGCCCCGAGCCGGACAAGATATGGGCGCCGCGGGGAGGCGAGCCGGTGATTGTAACGCTTAACAACAGACACGGACAAAACGAATGCTCAAAGGAGAGTGCGTAA
- a CDS encoding glutamate synthase-related protein, whose protein sequence is MAVDYLYPDYEVVRNPERCIACRVCERQCANEAHTFDAELNTMKSDDAKCVNCHRCVSLCPTRALKIVKTDHTFKENANWTGETIKELYRQAGTGGVLLSSMGNPKPYPVYWDRLLINASQVTNPSIDPLREPMETRAYLGKKPEHILRDQNGEIICNLAPQLRLNVPIMFSAMSYGSISYNAHESLARAARELGTFYNTGEGGLHEDFYEYSANTIVQVASGRFGVHKDYLNAGAAIEIKMGQGAKPGIGGHLPGQKIVDDVSRTRMIPEGSDAISPAPHHDIYSIEDLRQLVYSLKEATDYKKPVIVKIAAVHNVAAIASGIARSGADIIAIDGFRGGTGAAPTRIRDNVGIPVELALASVDARLREEGIRNHVSIVVGGSIRSSADVVKAIALGADAVYIATGALLALGCHLCRSCQAGKCNWGIATQEPELVKRLNPDVGSERLVNLVRAWEHEIKEMMGGMGINSIEALKGNRLMLRGIGLNEKELSILGVKYAGE, encoded by the coding sequence ATGGCAGTCGATTATTTATATCCTGATTATGAAGTGGTGCGCAATCCTGAGCGGTGTATCGCGTGCCGCGTATGCGAGCGGCAGTGCGCCAACGAGGCGCATACGTTTGACGCGGAACTGAACACAATGAAAAGCGACGACGCAAAATGCGTGAATTGCCACCGGTGCGTATCGCTTTGCCCGACGCGCGCGCTTAAAATAGTCAAGACAGACCATACCTTTAAGGAAAATGCGAACTGGACGGGAGAGACGATCAAAGAACTCTACCGGCAGGCAGGAACAGGCGGCGTACTGCTTTCCTCGATGGGGAATCCGAAACCCTATCCGGTCTATTGGGACAGGCTGCTCATCAATGCGTCGCAGGTGACGAATCCTTCCATCGATCCGCTGCGTGAGCCGATGGAGACCCGCGCCTACCTTGGGAAAAAGCCGGAGCATATCCTCCGGGACCAAAACGGGGAGATCATATGCAATCTGGCGCCGCAGCTTCGGCTTAACGTACCGATTATGTTTTCGGCGATGTCGTACGGGTCGATCAGCTATAACGCGCATGAAAGCCTTGCGCGTGCGGCGCGGGAACTGGGTACCTTCTATAATACGGGGGAAGGCGGCCTGCATGAGGACTTTTACGAATACAGCGCCAACACGATCGTACAGGTGGCGTCCGGCCGTTTCGGCGTGCACAAGGATTATCTCAATGCAGGGGCGGCCATAGAGATTAAGATGGGGCAGGGTGCGAAGCCCGGGATCGGAGGACACTTACCCGGACAAAAGATTGTGGATGACGTTTCGCGTACGCGCATGATCCCGGAAGGAAGCGACGCGATCTCGCCCGCGCCGCACCACGACATTTATTCGATCGAGGACCTGCGGCAGCTTGTCTATTCCTTAAAGGAGGCGACGGACTACAAGAAACCGGTGATCGTGAAGATCGCGGCGGTGCATAATGTGGCGGCCATTGCTTCCGGGATCGCGCGCAGCGGGGCGGATATCATTGCGATTGACGGTTTCCGGGGCGGAACGGGCGCGGCGCCCACGCGTATCCGTGATAATGTGGGGATCCCGGTCGAGCTTGCGCTTGCGAGCGTGGACGCACGCCTGCGCGAAGAGGGGATACGCAACCATGTATCGATCGTCGTTGGGGGCAGCATCCGCAGCAGCGCAGATGTGGTGAAGGCGATCGCGCTTGGCGCGGACGCAGTGTATATCGCGACGGGTGCGCTCCTTGCACTTGGCTGCCACCTGTGCCGCAGCTGCCAGGCGGGAAAATGCAACTGGGGCATTGCCACACAGGAACCGGAGCTGGTGAAGCGCCTGAACCCGGATGTGGGCAGCGAGCGGCTTGTGAACCTCGTTCGTGCATGGGAGCATGAGATTAAGGAAATGATGGGCGGTATGGGGATCAATTCCATCGAAGCCCTGAAGGGGAACAGGCTGATGCTGCGCGGGATTGGACTCAATGAGAAGGAACTCAGCATCCTTGGCGTAAAGTATGCGGGTGAGTGA
- a CDS encoding 4Fe-4S dicluster domain-containing protein, whose protein sequence is MKRIYVNEKWCLGCHLCEYNCAFAGSAETDMVKALKDVHINPRIRIEEEGNIHFAVSCRHCEEPLCARGCIMGALSVEDGIIMIDQDKCVGCCTCILMCPYGAIMPSGTGVMQKCELCVETAGGTPACVEGCPNRAIVFEER, encoded by the coding sequence ATGAAGCGAATTTATGTAAATGAAAAATGGTGCCTTGGGTGCCACCTCTGCGAATATAACTGCGCATTCGCGGGTTCAGCGGAAACAGACATGGTAAAAGCGCTGAAGGATGTGCATATCAATCCGCGTATCCGCATCGAAGAGGAAGGAAATATCCACTTTGCGGTTTCCTGCCGCCATTGCGAGGAGCCGCTCTGCGCCCGCGGATGTATCATGGGAGCGCTTTCCGTAGAGGACGGCATTATCATGATCGACCAGGATAAGTGCGTCGGCTGCTGTACCTGCATTTTGATGTGCCCGTATGGAGCAATCATGCCGTCTGGTACGGGAGTGATGCAAAAATGCGAATTGTGCGTCGAGACAGCAGGCGGGACGCCGGCCTGCGTGGAAGGCTGCCCGAACCGGGCGATCGTGTTTGAGGAGAGATAA